From Paenibacillus sp. GP183, one genomic window encodes:
- a CDS encoding stalk domain-containing protein, which translates to MKKITLMLIISVFFIFSSTTVFAETSGIKQSVYSSKKGIFIPSQEVGANGVLYITTNSKLVALNSNGSVKFEYPLVKGSNNSQVILGKDGVIYVMSNQIVALNPDGKEKWRSSANVSVGWISLKLSPDQQTIYVSNYHGLSGGGYDVNDGFKLFAINTTDGSIKWSVNGNYIILKVREGGTIYINEKKEFNKTVFLALNQDGTTKWQREYAEREYAEREFAEGVGATVASDGTLYYSSIEQKKIVALDSNGNEKWSFDVSADGYKGSARVTAVDDGVIVKKNNLVKLDTAGNVVWTIDKDIFLSPMALNSKNLLIAFEHNRGYNGIHFIDKSGNIKWSLQNGSLEGVSKDGQNIYATVKNVLSSYNAEDGSINWSVKLNDPNYAYMYNLAPDQGYVYVADNIGSLYKIRDSINIVINGSVQNYEQPPLIKNGSTLVPLRAIFETLGAKVEWNSETQSVKATKGNKTITLKIDSNTASVNEKQITLEQAPTIINDKTMVPVRFVTESFGGDVKWDSDTRTVNITAGK; encoded by the coding sequence ATGAAAAAGATTACGTTAATGCTAATTATTTCGGTGTTCTTCATTTTTTCTTCAACCACTGTATTTGCTGAAACCAGTGGAATTAAACAATCAGTTTACTCTTCAAAGAAAGGGATTTTTATTCCATCTCAAGAAGTTGGAGCCAATGGAGTTTTGTATATCACGACAAATAGCAAATTGGTTGCTTTAAATTCGAATGGCAGTGTAAAGTTTGAGTATCCTTTAGTGAAGGGCAGCAATAACAGCCAGGTTATATTAGGAAAAGACGGAGTAATTTATGTTATGTCAAATCAAATCGTTGCGCTTAATCCGGATGGGAAAGAAAAATGGCGTTCTTCTGCAAATGTCAGCGTAGGATGGATAAGTTTAAAGTTGAGCCCAGACCAACAGACAATCTATGTATCAAATTACCACGGATTATCTGGCGGCGGTTATGATGTTAATGATGGTTTTAAGCTTTTTGCAATTAACACTACTGACGGCTCAATTAAGTGGTCTGTAAATGGTAACTATATAATTTTAAAAGTCAGAGAAGGTGGAACGATTTACATCAATGAAAAGAAAGAATTCAATAAAACAGTTTTCCTCGCATTGAATCAAGATGGAACAACGAAATGGCAACGAGAATACGCTGAACGAGAATACGCTGAACGAGAATTCGCTGAAGGTGTTGGAGCTACCGTTGCCTCGGACGGTACATTATACTACAGTTCCATAGAACAAAAGAAAATAGTAGCTCTGGATTCAAACGGAAATGAAAAGTGGTCATTTGATGTATCAGCTGATGGATATAAAGGATCAGCAAGAGTAACTGCTGTTGATGACGGGGTTATTGTTAAAAAGAATAATCTCGTTAAACTTGACACTGCGGGGAACGTCGTTTGGACCATTGACAAAGATATTTTTCTTTCGCCAATGGCTTTAAATTCAAAAAATTTACTCATCGCATTTGAACATAACCGTGGTTATAACGGAATTCATTTTATTGATAAATCAGGAAACATCAAATGGAGCTTACAGAATGGTTCTCTCGAAGGTGTTAGTAAAGATGGCCAAAACATTTATGCAACTGTAAAAAATGTATTATCGTCTTATAATGCAGAAGATGGTTCTATAAATTGGTCTGTTAAATTAAATGACCCCAACTATGCTTACATGTATAATTTAGCCCCAGATCAGGGTTATGTATATGTAGCCGATAACATTGGAAGCCTTTATAAAATTCGAGACAGTATCAATATTGTAATTAACGGGTCGGTTCAAAATTATGAACAACCTCCTTTAATTAAAAACGGCAGTACGTTAGTCCCACTCCGAGCCATTTTTGAGACATTAGGGGCAAAAGTTGAATGGAATTCCGAAACTCAGTCCGTGAAAGCAACAAAAGGAAATAAAACTATTACGTTAAAAATTGATTCAAATACTGCTTCTGTCAATGAAAAACAAATTACATTAGAACAAGCTCCCACAATTATTAATGATAAAACAATGGTTCCTGTAAGATTTGTTACGGAATCGTTTGGTGGAGATGTAAAGTGGGATTCCGATACAAGGACAGTTAATATTACCGCAGGTAAATGA
- a CDS encoding C39 family peptidase has translation MGMKMLNKAFYIKIFILIFIHFFCYSANTYADDNVKTTNLARGEELSLLIGSNLTVTNNTYKKNEVQKLNLDDNEIVPFIEQSVTYVPLRNIAESFGASIKWDDKKQLIELTKELKTIQLKLNSDEMRVQDKLITMPGRTKMIHNLMFIPIRSLAEALGYNVQFDQSGLISIRNSEKALTTEDIQRRLHLLKYGLPYLVYQNDKFLDGFLTIEDAIMYAHLWDHTYVKHYGEVVSDSSHPFKVYKSTHFLADFITSADAIAYAKQYSNSSVFLREYSNLVWSSNSILANSIRLDVPLILQKPELYNGCEVTSLTMLLNYAGIDVDKESLANQIAKDPTPYQKVEGTIYWGDPNTGFVGDIYGGGVGGYGVYHGPVFDLEEKYLPNSAVDLTGAEFDDILFMLNEGSPVWVITNTGYEPLPEDSFQIMQTPNGPVSITFKEHSVLITGYDDTYVYINDPLNLQTKVPKDMFKMAWEQMGKQAITYINKE, from the coding sequence ATGGGGATGAAGATGTTAAACAAAGCATTTTATATTAAAATATTTATTCTTATCTTTATTCATTTTTTTTGTTATTCTGCCAATACTTATGCTGACGACAACGTAAAGACTACTAATCTGGCCAGGGGAGAAGAGTTATCATTACTAATTGGTAGTAATTTGACGGTAACAAACAATACCTATAAGAAGAACGAAGTCCAAAAATTAAATTTAGATGACAATGAAATTGTTCCGTTTATCGAACAAAGCGTTACCTATGTTCCTCTTAGAAATATTGCAGAAAGCTTCGGTGCAAGTATCAAGTGGGACGATAAAAAACAATTAATTGAGCTGACAAAAGAGCTAAAAACAATCCAACTGAAGCTGAATAGTGACGAAATGCGCGTACAAGACAAACTGATTACCATGCCTGGTCGCACAAAAATGATTCATAATCTAATGTTTATTCCAATAAGAAGTTTGGCAGAAGCCTTGGGTTACAACGTTCAGTTTGATCAGAGTGGTTTAATCAGTATAAGAAATAGTGAAAAGGCATTAACCACTGAGGATATTCAAAGACGGCTTCATCTACTGAAATATGGATTACCGTATTTGGTTTATCAAAATGATAAATTTTTAGACGGCTTCCTTACAATTGAGGATGCCATTATGTATGCCCATCTTTGGGATCATACCTACGTTAAGCATTACGGGGAAGTAGTATCGGACAGTAGTCACCCTTTTAAGGTGTACAAGAGCACTCATTTCCTTGCTGATTTTATAACTTCAGCGGATGCTATTGCTTACGCAAAGCAATACTCTAATAGTTCAGTTTTTTTGCGTGAATATAGCAATTTAGTTTGGAGTAGTAATAGTATCTTGGCTAATTCTATTCGATTGGATGTTCCCCTGATCCTACAAAAACCGGAATTATATAATGGTTGTGAAGTGACTTCCTTAACTATGTTATTAAATTATGCGGGTATTGACGTAGATAAAGAGAGTCTAGCAAATCAAATCGCGAAAGATCCAACCCCTTATCAGAAGGTAGAGGGGACGATTTATTGGGGTGATCCCAACACGGGGTTTGTAGGAGATATCTATGGCGGGGGAGTAGGGGGATATGGAGTTTATCACGGACCTGTATTCGATCTGGAAGAAAAATATTTGCCGAATAGTGCGGTGGATCTGACAGGCGCTGAATTTGACGATATTCTGTTTATGCTGAATGAAGGAAGTCCTGTATGGGTTATTACAAACACAGGTTACGAGCCATTGCCTGAAGATTCTTTCCAAATCATGCAGACGCCTAATGGTCCTGTTTCAATTACGTTCAAAGAACATTCTGTACTAATCACGGGCTACGATGATACTTATGTCTATATTAATGACCCTTTGAATCTCCAAACAAAAGTACCGAAAGATATGTTTAAGATGGCATGGGAACAGATGGGGAAACAAGCGATCACATATATAAATAAAGAATAG
- a CDS encoding replication-relaxation family protein produces the protein MRQVQQRKLQREEAILSSLKKLDYLSRGQIQQLHDLGGDRNARRVLANLSDFVSNFRGESGESIFYLNRAGRERVGAEVVRQKTNQVNHFLMRNDFYIRFRPEDWKNEMKMSVKDVVTVIPDAYFRYEMRRHFLEVDHLQHMHKNREKIEKYKKLKETGAFQEKLKYFPRLVWVTMTESRKKQLLEWSVGLEAVVYTWEEIR, from the coding sequence ATGAGACAGGTCCAGCAAAGGAAGCTACAGCGCGAGGAAGCCATACTCTCATCATTGAAGAAGCTTGACTACTTGAGTCGTGGGCAGATACAACAACTGCATGATCTAGGCGGCGATAGGAATGCTCGTAGGGTCCTTGCCAATCTAAGTGACTTTGTATCCAATTTCCGAGGGGAGAGTGGGGAAAGCATCTTCTATTTAAATCGAGCCGGCAGAGAACGAGTGGGTGCAGAGGTTGTAAGGCAAAAGACAAATCAGGTCAATCACTTTCTAATGCGTAATGATTTCTATATCCGGTTCCGTCCTGAAGATTGGAAAAACGAAATGAAGATGAGCGTAAAAGATGTGGTCACAGTTATTCCAGACGCTTATTTTCGGTATGAGATGAGGCGCCACTTTTTAGAGGTAGATCACCTACAGCACATGCATAAGAATCGAGAAAAAATCGAGAAATACAAAAAGCTGAAAGAAACCGGAGCTTTTCAGGAGAAACTAAAATATTTTCCTCGCTTGGTTTGGGTGACTATGACGGAAAGCAGAAAGAAGCAACTGCTCGAGTGGTCCGTGGGGCTTGAAGCTGTCGTTTATACTTGGGAAGAAATTCGATAG
- a CDS encoding FtsK/SpoIIIE domain-containing protein, giving the protein MILEVASSAVMAGVFGYTIFDKHGASESVKIQRIANNCGLNVRDNGKVLTIHLLRKTRHIWGTEYAYRLPLGLSFEDVQKKKKHIEDGLNHKRRLLELTLDDLKKLHLRGDILEQIKGLLKGQKHRKEILMEYDGTLLIKVYKEPMPEMVQYDGSTLRSCRGWTVSLGESREESVHHDFDQIPHMVVAGTTRYGKSVFLKNVVTTLIYNKPDDVRFTLIDLKGGLAFNRFSNVRQVLGVAKDVEESLEALRAIHTEIKLRQTEFLRKGFEDVREAGFKKRHFVVIDEAAELASQGEPDKQVKKLKIECEKIVSEIARIGGGLGYRLIFATQYPTADTLPRQVKQNFDARLCFRLQTEIASHVVLDEPGAESLPFVKGRAIYRTDRKQIVQTPFIENEFIDRTIRPHITIKGRKEDGDETGPAKEATARGSHTLIIEEA; this is encoded by the coding sequence ATGATTCTGGAGGTAGCATCGAGTGCAGTCATGGCGGGCGTCTTTGGTTACACGATTTTCGATAAACACGGAGCGTCTGAATCTGTCAAGATTCAGCGCATTGCGAACAATTGTGGGCTCAATGTTAGGGATAATGGAAAAGTTCTGACTATCCATTTACTCCGGAAGACGCGACACATATGGGGAACAGAATACGCTTACCGGTTACCATTAGGGTTATCGTTCGAGGACGTGCAGAAGAAGAAGAAGCATATTGAGGACGGACTGAATCACAAGCGCCGGTTGCTGGAACTGACACTTGATGATTTAAAGAAGCTGCATCTGCGTGGTGATATTTTAGAGCAAATCAAAGGACTGTTGAAAGGCCAGAAACATCGCAAGGAAATCCTGATGGAATACGACGGCACGCTGCTGATAAAGGTCTATAAGGAGCCAATGCCAGAGATGGTGCAGTATGATGGCAGCACCTTACGATCCTGTCGAGGCTGGACGGTAAGCCTCGGAGAATCACGGGAGGAATCCGTACATCATGACTTTGACCAGATACCACATATGGTTGTCGCTGGTACAACGCGATACGGAAAGTCGGTGTTCCTAAAAAATGTAGTGACGACACTCATTTACAACAAACCAGATGATGTTCGTTTCACTTTAATTGATCTGAAGGGTGGGCTCGCTTTCAATCGCTTTTCCAACGTCCGACAAGTCCTAGGGGTCGCTAAAGACGTTGAAGAGTCCTTGGAGGCGCTAAGGGCTATTCACACGGAAATAAAGCTAAGGCAAACTGAGTTCTTAAGAAAAGGCTTCGAGGATGTACGAGAGGCTGGATTCAAGAAGAGGCATTTCGTTGTGATAGATGAGGCCGCTGAGCTTGCGAGTCAAGGAGAACCGGATAAACAAGTAAAGAAGCTAAAGATCGAGTGTGAGAAGATTGTTTCGGAAATCGCAAGAATCGGAGGTGGGCTTGGCTATAGATTAATCTTTGCTACGCAATACCCTACCGCCGACACGCTTCCACGTCAGGTGAAACAGAACTTCGACGCTCGGCTCTGCTTTCGGCTGCAGACTGAAATCGCTAGTCATGTTGTACTCGATGAACCAGGAGCTGAGAGCCTTCCGTTTGTCAAAGGCCGCGCTATATACCGAACAGACCGAAAGCAGATCGTCCAGACTCCGTTCATTGAGAACGAGTTCATAGATCGGACCATCCGGCCACACATCACGATTAAGGGGCGGAAGGAGGATGGGGATGAGACAGGTCCAGCAAAGGAAGCTACAGCGCGAGGAAGCCATACTCTCATCATTGAAGAAGCTTGA